AACATTTCTTCCCCAGCGATTACCATTTTTTGTTGTCCGATTAATGGTGCAACGCAAGGGGTTGTAGGTGCGAGAATTATATCGACATTTTGAAAGATTTCTCTGACGCGATCGCGATACCATTGTCGAAATCTTTGTGCTTGAATATACCAGTGTGCCGGAATCAACGCACCTGCCAAAAAGCGATCGCGAGTTGCCGGATCGAAATCTTGTGGGCGAATCTTCAAGTTTTTTAAGTGTAAATTCGCACCTTCACTAGCTGTAATCACAAACGCTGCTGCCCTTGCCCGATGTGGTTCTGGGATGATCACCGTTTCTTTTACACTTAAAGCCTCAGCAACTTTTGTTACCGCTTGCAAAGCTTCTGGTTCCGCACCTTTGGCAAAATAGTCACCTGCGACGGCAATTCGCAAATCATCAATACCCCGATTCAATTGCGGTAAACAAGCTTCTGGCGGACGAGTCGTGCAAACTGGATCGGCGGGATCTGCGCCTTGCAAAACATCGAAAACCGTCGCCATATCCCGCGCCGATCGCCCAAACGGGCCGATATGGTCGAAACTACCTGCCAACAATACCGCCCCCGCTCTTGACAATCGACCGTAAGTAGGCTTAAAACCAAATATTCCGCAAAAACTAGCCGGGACGCGAATCGAACCGTTGGTATCCGAACCTAAAGAAATCGGCACTAAACCGCTAGCCACCGCCGCTGCCGAACCACCGGAGGAACCGCCAGCTACGCAAGTGGGGTTGTGGGGGTTGTGAGTTGCACCGTAATGGCTGTTTTCCGTCACGAATCCATAGGCGTACTCATCCATATTGGTAGCACCCACCAAGATTGCACCCGCTTGTTTGAGTCGGGCAACTACAGTAGCATCGCGGGTAGTTGGCGGATTTTCGGCGTAAATTTTCGATCCTGCCAGGGTAGTGATACCACTGATATCGAATAAATTTTTAGCAGCGAACGGTACGCCTGCCAAAACGCCGGGGTTGTTGCCTTGTTGAATTTTGCGATCGATTTTGTCGGCTTCTGCCAAAGCTTGTTCTGCCATCACCGTCGTGAAGCAATTGAGTTTTTGATTTTCGCAGGCAATTCTCGCCAAAGCAGCAGCGACGATCGATTTGGCGGAAACTTCTTGTCCCCGCACTACTTCCGCAATTTGAGTGGCATCGGGATAAGCTTTATTCATGGTTCAAACACCGTGGCAGCTTCAATGTCTTCGGGCAAGGGAAATTCGTTTACCAGTTGGGCAACTTGGGCGATCCTAGTCATATTTGTTACCACACCAGGGCGGTATTCCGGATCGATCGGCAACTCGATTAAGTTTGCTACGCGATCGACATATTCAGCTATTCGGTCATTTTCGTTAGTCATTATATAAAACAAAAAAAGTTAATATTTATGCAACTGTTCTTTTACGGTAATTCCGGGAAATGAGGGGAATTAATTTACTCAGCGCATAATAAAGGATGAGGGCAGCGACAATACCGTTGATTGGCTTTATACCGGGAGAAAAATACGCGATCGTACTTGCTAACACATAACTAATAATGCCAGCCCAATTAAATCGCGGTTGCGGTTCTACCAAAGCAGGAAATTTACCTCGACGATGTAACCAATAATCAGACATAATTACACCGCCGATAGGTGGAATAAAAATTCCCAAAAATATCAGGTAAGGAACTAACATTTTATAAATACCTCCCCAAGCCAAAACTAACGCCAGCGTTGCACCACCTATTACAAAAGCAGTTCGCTTGTTAGTACGAAATATATAAGCGCCCGCCACTGAAAAAGCATATATTGTATTATCTTGAGTCGTCCACATATTCAGTAACAACAACAGCAAAGCCCAAAATAATAAACCCTGTTGCGACATTACATCTACCAGATTTTCACTACCATAAATAAGAGAATTCAAAGCCCCGCTAGAAACTATAATTCCATTGGCAACAAAAAAAGCTATTAAAATATTAACAACAGGCTGAGAACCATCTTTAGTAAATTTGCTCGAATTAGTAACCTGTGTAACCCCTGAAATAAACGTACCGACAACAAGGGTTAATGCCTCTCCCCCTGCTAATTGTTGGGTAGGTTTGATAGCTTGCAAACCCGCAAATCCCCCAACTTTAATCATTGCAATTAATAAACACCAAAACATCAAAAAAAGCATTGTTGGGACAGCAATTCGGCTTAACCAATCCAACGTCCGATAGCCAAAATAAGCGATAATAAAAAATAAATAAGTACACGCCAAAATAGTCAGCCAATTCCAACTAGGAGGTACGCCTACCAATTTATTGAGTAAATCGGCAATTAAAGCTGAACCCCAGGCATACCAACCAATTTGGATAAAACTTAAAATGAAATCAACCAAGCGAGAACCGA
The sequence above is a segment of the Leptolyngbyaceae cyanobacterium genome. Coding sequences within it:
- a CDS encoding DUF4089 domain-containing protein; the encoded protein is MTNENDRIAEYVDRVANLIELPIDPEYRPGVVTNMTRIAQVAQLVNEFPLPEDIEAATVFEP
- the codB gene encoding cytosine permease, translated to MASREPSEPIGIASKEELGTLSPVSEDYPLSPVPGYVRKSIWSLAPLLMGFTLYSGTLLAGGLVGLAYRFWPDLVVLILVGNLILGCYAAALSYIAAKSGLSTVLIARFSFGNIGSRLVDFILSFIQIGWYAWGSALIADLLNKLVGVPPSWNWLTILACTYLFFIIAYFGYRTLDWLSRIAVPTMLFLMFWCLLIAMIKVGGFAGLQAIKPTQQLAGGEALTLVVGTFISGVTQVTNSSKFTKDGSQPVVNILIAFFVANGIIVSSGALNSLIYGSENLVDVMSQQGLLFWALLLLLLNMWTTQDNTIYAFSVAGAYIFRTNKRTAFVIGGATLALVLAWGGIYKMLVPYLIFLGIFIPPIGGVIMSDYWLHRRGKFPALVEPQPRFNWAGIISYVLASTIAYFSPGIKPINGIVAALILYYALSKLIPLISRNYRKRTVA
- a CDS encoding AtzE family amidohydrolase, whose product is MNKAYPDATQIAEVVRGQEVSAKSIVAAALARIACENQKLNCFTTVMAEQALAEADKIDRKIQQGNNPGVLAGVPFAAKNLFDISGITTLAGSKIYAENPPTTRDATVVARLKQAGAILVGATNMDEYAYGFVTENSHYGATHNPHNPTCVAGGSSGGSAAAVASGLVPISLGSDTNGSIRVPASFCGIFGFKPTYGRLSRAGAVLLAGSFDHIGPFGRSARDMATVFDVLQGADPADPVCTTRPPEACLPQLNRGIDDLRIAVAGDYFAKGAEPEALQAVTKVAEALSVKETVIIPEPHRARAAAFVITASEGANLHLKNLKIRPQDFDPATRDRFLAGALIPAHWYIQAQRFRQWYRDRVREIFQNVDIILAPTTPCVAPLIGQQKMVIAGEEMLVRPNLGLFTQPLSFIGLPIISVPIQRAGDLPLGVQIIAAPYNEALVLRVAAVLEAQGIVTAPVME